A DNA window from Mycolicibacter hiberniae contains the following coding sequences:
- a CDS encoding coenzyme F420-0:L-glutamate ligase codes for MSEHGSAATVEILPVTGLGEFRPGDDLAAALAAAAPWLADGDIVVVTSKVVSKCEGRIVPAPHDAEARDALRRQLVEAEAVRVLARKGRTWITENRIGLVQAAAGVDGSNVGSDELALLPVDPDASAAALRAGLAERLGVAVAVLITDTMGRAWRNGQIDVAIGASGVTVLNGYAGAVDRHGNELVVTEVAVADELAAAADLVKGKLTDVPVAVVRGFSSPDNGSTAAALVRSGSDDLFWLGTAEAIEVGRTQAQLLRRSVRTFTTESIPAQLITDAIAEALTAPAPHHTRPVRFVWLQTPGLRTRLLDAMAQRWRADLTADGKAPEAVEARVARGQILYQAPEVIIPMMVPDGAHHYPDEHRTAAEHTMFTVAVGAAVQGLLVALAVRGVGSCWIGSTIFTPDLVRAQLDLPSTWEPLGAIAIGYPTEPLAPRSPAAVEDLLVRR; via the coding sequence ATGAGCGAGCACGGCAGCGCCGCCACAGTCGAGATTCTGCCGGTCACCGGTCTGGGCGAATTCCGGCCGGGTGACGATCTGGCTGCCGCCCTGGCCGCCGCCGCCCCGTGGCTGGCCGACGGCGACATCGTCGTCGTCACCAGCAAGGTGGTGTCCAAGTGCGAAGGCCGGATAGTCCCGGCACCGCACGACGCCGAAGCACGCGACGCGCTGCGCCGCCAGCTGGTCGAGGCCGAGGCGGTGCGAGTGCTGGCCCGCAAGGGCCGCACCTGGATCACCGAGAATCGCATCGGCCTGGTGCAGGCCGCCGCCGGCGTGGACGGCTCGAATGTGGGCTCCGACGAACTGGCGCTGCTGCCGGTGGATCCCGATGCCAGCGCCGCGGCGTTGCGAGCGGGACTGGCCGAGCGGCTCGGCGTCGCGGTGGCGGTGCTGATCACCGACACCATGGGCCGGGCCTGGCGCAACGGACAGATCGACGTCGCGATCGGGGCATCCGGTGTGACCGTGCTCAACGGCTACGCCGGTGCCGTCGACCGGCACGGCAACGAGCTGGTGGTCACCGAAGTCGCGGTCGCCGACGAACTCGCCGCCGCCGCCGACCTGGTCAAGGGCAAGCTCACCGATGTGCCGGTGGCCGTTGTGCGCGGGTTTTCCAGTCCCGACAACGGCTCCACCGCGGCGGCCCTGGTGCGTTCCGGTTCCGATGACCTGTTCTGGCTGGGCACCGCCGAGGCCATCGAAGTGGGACGAACCCAGGCGCAGTTGCTGCGCCGATCGGTGCGCACATTCACTACCGAATCCATTCCGGCGCAACTGATCACCGACGCCATCGCCGAGGCGCTGACGGCCCCCGCGCCACATCACACCCGCCCGGTGCGGTTCGTCTGGCTGCAGACACCCGGCTTGCGCACGCGCCTGCTGGACGCCATGGCGCAGCGCTGGCGAGCCGATCTGACGGCCGATGGAAAAGCTCCCGAAGCCGTCGAGGCGCGCGTGGCGCGCGGCCAAATCCTCTACCAGGCACCCGAAGTCATCATTCCGATGATGGTGCCCGACGGCGCCCACCACTATCCCGATGAACACCGCACCGCAGCTGAGCACACCATGTTCACGGTCGCCGTGGGCGCCGCCGTCCAAGGCCTGCTGGTGGCACTGGCGGTACGCGGCGTCGGCAGCTGCTGGATCGGTTCCACCATCTTCACCCCGGATCTGGTCCGCGCCCAACTGGATCTGCCGTCCACCTGGGAACCCCTGGGCGCCATAGCCATCGGATACCCGACCGAGCCGCTTGCGCCCCGCTCCCCGGCCGCCGTCGAGGACCTACTGGTGCGTCGATGA
- the manA gene encoding mannose-6-phosphate isomerase, class I, producing MEQLRGAIRTYAWGSRTAIAEFTGRPVPAAHPEAELWLGAHPGDPACLETDTGEVSLLSVLTRDPEGQLGPLAQARFGDRLPFLVKVLAADEPLSLQAHPSAMQAIEGYEREERLGVPVSSPIRNYRDTSHKPELLVALQPFEALAGFRPVARTIELLRALAVSDLDPFIDLLGGPPGSALADAQSDADGLRALFTTWITAPQPDLDVLVPAVLEGAIQYLSSAAGEFSAEAKTVLELGERYPGDAGVLASLLLNRVSLAPGEAIFVSAGNLHTYLHGVGLEVMANSDNVLRGGLTPKHVDVPELLRVLDFTPTTEEALRPATYTDGLEVVYRTPAEEFAVSRLALDGPHLGHEVDAPARHDGPQILLCTEGSITVHAKSKTLTLRRGESAWVPCDDGPIRLLAQQPAALFRATIGL from the coding sequence GTGGAACAGCTACGCGGCGCGATACGGACCTACGCCTGGGGCTCGAGGACCGCTATCGCCGAGTTCACCGGTCGGCCGGTTCCGGCGGCGCATCCCGAGGCCGAGCTGTGGCTGGGCGCGCACCCGGGGGATCCGGCCTGCCTGGAGACCGACACCGGCGAGGTGTCGCTGCTCAGCGTCTTGACCCGCGACCCGGAGGGTCAGCTGGGCCCGTTGGCCCAAGCCCGCTTCGGTGACCGGTTGCCGTTCCTGGTCAAGGTGCTGGCCGCTGACGAGCCCCTGTCCCTGCAGGCTCACCCCAGTGCCATGCAGGCGATCGAGGGTTACGAACGCGAGGAGCGGCTGGGGGTGCCGGTGTCCTCGCCCATTCGCAACTACCGCGATACCAGCCACAAGCCGGAACTGCTGGTGGCGCTGCAGCCGTTCGAGGCGCTAGCCGGTTTCCGGCCGGTGGCGCGCACCATTGAGTTGCTGCGGGCGCTGGCGGTGTCGGACCTGGACCCGTTCATCGACCTGCTCGGCGGCCCGCCCGGCAGCGCCCTCGCCGATGCGCAGTCCGATGCCGACGGGCTGCGGGCGCTGTTCACCACGTGGATCACCGCGCCCCAGCCCGACCTGGACGTCCTGGTGCCGGCGGTGCTCGAAGGGGCCATCCAGTACCTCAGCTCCGCCGCCGGCGAATTCTCCGCGGAGGCCAAGACGGTGCTCGAGCTCGGCGAACGGTATCCCGGGGATGCCGGGGTGCTGGCCTCGCTGCTGCTCAACCGGGTCAGCCTGGCGCCGGGAGAAGCCATCTTCGTATCGGCCGGAAATCTGCACACCTACCTTCACGGGGTGGGCCTGGAGGTGATGGCCAACTCCGACAACGTGTTGCGCGGCGGGCTGACCCCCAAGCACGTCGACGTTCCCGAATTGCTGCGGGTACTGGACTTCACTCCGACCACCGAGGAGGCCCTGCGGCCGGCCACCTACACCGATGGACTGGAGGTGGTCTACCGGACCCCCGCCGAGGAATTCGCGGTGTCGCGCCTGGCGCTCGACGGCCCGCACCTGGGCCACGAGGTGGATGCGCCGGCGCGCCATGACGGCCCCCAGATCCTGCTGTGCACCGAAGGCTCCATCACGGTGCACGCCAAATCGAAGACGTTGACGTTGCGCCGCGGCGAGTCTGCCTGGGTGCCTTGCGATGACGGGCCGATCCGGCTGCTGGCCCAGCAACCAGCCGCCCTGTTCCGGGCGACGATAGGCCTCTAG
- the cofD gene encoding 2-phospho-L-lactate transferase: MKVTVLVGGVGGARFLLGVQKLLGLGQFAGSSADNGTVAHELTAVVNVGDDAWMHGVRICPDLDTCMYTLGGGVDPDRGWGHRDETWHAMEELARYGMQPDWFSLGDRDLATHLVRTQALRAGYPLTAVTSALCERWQPGAHLLPVTNDSCETHVVVTDPADGAQRAIHFQEWWVRYRAQVPTHGFGFVGAEKAAATPEAVEAITGADIVLVAPSNPVVSIGAILAVPGVRSALRSTAAPIVGYSPIISGKPLRGMADTCLSVIGLESTSRAVGEHYGARSSTGILDYWLVHEGESDDADIPGMTVRAAPLLMTDPAATAEMVRTGMDLAGVR; this comes from the coding sequence GTGAAGGTCACCGTTCTGGTCGGGGGGGTCGGCGGCGCCCGTTTCCTGCTCGGCGTCCAGAAACTGCTGGGTTTGGGCCAATTCGCCGGATCCTCAGCCGACAACGGGACCGTTGCGCACGAGTTGACCGCGGTCGTCAACGTCGGCGACGACGCCTGGATGCACGGGGTGCGCATCTGCCCCGACCTGGACACCTGCATGTACACCCTCGGCGGCGGCGTGGACCCCGACCGCGGCTGGGGGCACCGGGACGAAACCTGGCACGCCATGGAGGAGTTGGCGCGTTACGGAATGCAGCCCGACTGGTTCAGTCTCGGCGACCGGGACCTGGCCACCCATCTCGTCCGCACCCAGGCCCTGCGGGCCGGTTATCCGCTCACAGCTGTGACGTCGGCGCTGTGTGAGCGCTGGCAACCGGGCGCACACTTGCTGCCGGTCACCAATGACAGCTGCGAAACCCACGTCGTCGTCACCGATCCCGCCGACGGCGCCCAGCGGGCGATCCACTTCCAGGAGTGGTGGGTGCGCTACCGCGCCCAGGTTCCCACCCACGGGTTCGGCTTCGTGGGCGCAGAGAAGGCTGCCGCCACACCGGAAGCCGTCGAGGCCATCACCGGCGCCGACATCGTGCTGGTGGCCCCGTCCAATCCGGTGGTGAGCATCGGCGCCATCCTGGCCGTACCGGGCGTCCGCTCGGCGCTGCGCTCCACCGCGGCGCCGATCGTCGGCTACTCCCCGATCATCAGCGGAAAACCCTTACGCGGCATGGCCGATACCTGCTTGAGCGTGATCGGCCTGGAGTCCACCTCGCGGGCGGTCGGCGAACACTACGGCGCACGCAGCTCGACCGGGATTCTGGACTACTGGCTGGTGCACGAGGGCGAGTCCGACGACGCCGACATCCCCGGTATGACTGTTCGCGCCGCTCCCCTGTTGATGACCGACCCGGCGGCGACCGCCGAGATGGTGCGCACCGGAATGGACCTGGCGGGCGTGCGATGA
- a CDS encoding DUF3499 domain-containing protein: MNVPRRCCRPGCPHYAVATLTFVYSDSTAVVGPLATAAEPHSWDLCFSHAGRITAPRGWELVRHPGPWVSPEEDDLIALAEAVRERESGRSAPASGWYPHSNPGDSPTRGASNPEPGGGVLAPPGPPGKTNGRRRGHLRVLPDPSD; encoded by the coding sequence GTGAACGTTCCCCGCCGTTGCTGCCGGCCAGGGTGTCCGCACTATGCGGTGGCGACGCTGACGTTCGTCTACTCGGACTCCACCGCCGTGGTCGGCCCACTGGCGACTGCCGCCGAGCCACATTCCTGGGACCTGTGCTTCAGCCACGCAGGCCGGATCACGGCGCCGCGCGGCTGGGAACTGGTCCGCCACCCCGGCCCCTGGGTCTCTCCCGAAGAGGACGACCTGATCGCGCTCGCCGAGGCGGTGCGGGAGCGCGAGTCCGGGCGCTCTGCCCCCGCCAGCGGCTGGTACCCCCACAGCAATCCGGGCGACTCCCCGACACGGGGAGCGTCCAACCCGGAGCCCGGGGGCGGCGTGCTGGCACCGCCGGGCCCGCCCGGCAAGACCAACGGCCGTCGCCGCGGCCACCTGCGCGTGTTGCCAGACCCGTCGGACTGA
- a CDS encoding NUDIX hydrolase yields MTLHESAVATLSSWAAPDSAQDALRHAVLAFLAARPDACRRECAAGHITASALVVDHTGENTLLTLHPRVGRWLQLGGHCEESDDDITTAALREATEESGIVGLRLDPRLAAVHVHPVTCSLGVPTRHLDLQFVAHAPADAQIGISDESLALRWWPVAALPPDADDALAYLVRRAVATHRA; encoded by the coding sequence ATGACGCTGCACGAATCCGCCGTCGCGACCCTGAGCTCCTGGGCCGCACCCGATTCCGCGCAGGACGCTCTGCGGCATGCGGTGCTGGCGTTTCTGGCCGCCCGCCCCGATGCGTGCCGGCGCGAATGCGCTGCCGGCCACATCACCGCGTCCGCGCTGGTGGTAGACCACACCGGCGAGAACACCCTGCTGACGCTGCACCCGCGGGTGGGCCGTTGGCTGCAGCTGGGTGGGCACTGCGAGGAGTCCGACGACGACATCACCACGGCCGCCCTGCGCGAGGCCACCGAGGAATCCGGGATCGTCGGCCTGCGGCTGGATCCGCGGTTGGCGGCGGTGCACGTGCATCCCGTGACGTGCTCGCTGGGCGTACCGACCCGGCATCTGGATCTGCAGTTCGTGGCGCACGCGCCGGCAGACGCCCAGATCGGGATCAGCGACGAGTCACTGGCACTGCGCTGGTGGCCGGTGGCGGCGCTGCCACCGGATGCCGACGACGCCTTGGCATACCTGGTGCGGCGGGCCGTCGCGACCCATCGCGCCTGA
- a CDS encoding metallopeptidase family protein, translating to MIATRRRRRGREPRGPLLPPTVPGWRTRAERFDMAVLEAYEPIEQRWKQRLSTLDVAVDEIPRIAPKDPDSVQWPPEVVADGPVPLARLIPAGVDVRGNSTRARVLLFRRPIEQRANDRTELGDLLHEILVALVATYLDVEPSVIDPTIDD from the coding sequence GTGATCGCCACGCGCCGCCGACGCCGCGGCCGCGAGCCCCGCGGGCCGCTGCTGCCGCCGACCGTGCCGGGCTGGCGCACCCGGGCGGAGCGGTTCGACATGGCGGTGCTGGAGGCCTACGAGCCGATCGAGCAGCGCTGGAAGCAACGGTTGAGCACACTGGATGTCGCAGTCGACGAGATCCCGCGGATAGCGCCCAAAGATCCCGACAGCGTGCAGTGGCCGCCCGAAGTCGTCGCCGACGGACCGGTGCCGCTGGCCCGTTTGATCCCCGCCGGGGTGGATGTTCGCGGAAACTCGACGCGCGCTCGAGTTCTGTTGTTCCGCAGGCCAATCGAGCAACGGGCAAACGACAGGACCGAACTCGGCGATTTACTGCACGAGATTCTGGTGGCGCTTGTCGCCACCTATTTGGATGTTGAACCCTCGGTCATCGACCCGACGATCGACGACTGA
- a CDS encoding phosphomannomutase/phosphoglucomutase, with amino-acid sequence MSRPAAAVHRVIKAYDVRGLVGSEIDETLVTEVGSSFARLMAEEGARQVAIGHDMRDSSPLLSAAFAEGVLARGLDVVRIGLASTDQLYFASGALDCPGAMFTASHNPAAYNGIKLCRAGAKPVGADTGLGRIRDELIAGVDTAGDGTVPRGTVTERDVLADYAAFLHSLVDISGLRPLKVAVDAGNGMAGHTAPAVFGSVEAITLLPLYFELDGNFPNHEANPLDPANLTDLQAFVRESGADIGLAFDGDADRCFVVDERGEPVSPSAVTGLVAARELAREPGATVIHNLITSRAVPELVAERGGAPLRSRVGHSFIKALMAETGAIFGGEHSAHYYFRDFWGADSGMLAALHVLAALGEQQRPLSELTADYQRYAASGEINFTLTDGVEASVLVDAVVSSFGDQVAVDHLDGVTVDLGAGRWFNVRSSNTEPLLRLNVEAPDAAAVDAVVAQVAAQIEAVAAAEKSGP; translated from the coding sequence ATGTCTCGGCCCGCTGCGGCTGTCCACCGTGTGATCAAGGCGTACGACGTACGTGGCCTGGTCGGTTCGGAGATCGATGAAACCCTCGTCACCGAGGTCGGGTCCTCTTTTGCCCGGCTGATGGCCGAGGAAGGCGCCCGGCAGGTGGCGATAGGCCACGACATGCGGGACAGTTCGCCGTTGTTGTCGGCGGCCTTCGCCGAGGGCGTGCTGGCCCGCGGCCTGGACGTGGTCCGGATCGGCCTGGCCTCCACCGACCAGCTCTACTTCGCCTCGGGGGCGCTGGACTGTCCGGGGGCGATGTTCACCGCCAGTCATAACCCCGCTGCCTACAACGGCATCAAGCTGTGCCGGGCGGGCGCCAAGCCGGTGGGTGCCGACACCGGTCTGGGCCGGATCCGCGACGAGCTGATCGCCGGTGTCGACACGGCCGGTGACGGCACCGTGCCGCGCGGCACCGTCACCGAACGCGACGTGCTGGCCGACTACGCGGCATTCCTGCACTCCCTGGTCGACATCTCCGGTCTGCGTCCGCTCAAAGTGGCCGTCGACGCCGGCAACGGGATGGCCGGCCACACCGCGCCGGCGGTATTCGGATCGGTCGAGGCGATCACGCTGCTGCCGCTGTATTTCGAACTCGACGGCAACTTTCCCAACCACGAGGCCAATCCGCTGGACCCGGCCAACCTCACCGATCTGCAGGCGTTCGTGCGCGAAAGCGGCGCTGATATAGGCCTGGCGTTCGACGGCGACGCCGACCGGTGTTTCGTGGTCGACGAGCGTGGCGAGCCGGTGTCGCCGTCAGCGGTGACCGGTCTGGTGGCCGCCCGCGAGCTGGCCCGCGAGCCCGGCGCCACGGTGATCCACAACCTGATCACCTCGCGTGCCGTGCCGGAACTGGTGGCCGAGCGCGGCGGCGCGCCGCTGCGGTCGCGGGTCGGGCACTCCTTCATCAAGGCGCTGATGGCCGAGACCGGGGCCATCTTCGGCGGGGAGCACTCGGCGCACTACTACTTCCGGGACTTCTGGGGAGCGGACTCGGGCATGCTGGCCGCTCTGCACGTGCTGGCCGCACTCGGTGAACAGCAACGACCGCTGTCGGAGCTGACGGCCGATTACCAGCGTTATGCGGCCTCGGGCGAGATCAACTTCACCCTGACGGATGGAGTCGAGGCGTCCGTTCTGGTGGACGCCGTGGTCTCCTCCTTCGGAGACCAGGTGGCTGTCGACCACCTCGACGGTGTGACCGTCGACCTGGGTGCGGGCCGCTGGTTCAACGTGCGCAGCTCCAACACCGAGCCGTTGTTGCGGCTTAACGTCGAGGCGCCCGATGCCGCCGCCGTGGACGCAGTGGTGGCCCAGGTCGCGGCGCAGATCGAGGCTGTCGCCGCCGCGGAGAAGTCGGGTCCGTGA
- a CDS encoding TobH protein, whose product MTAFSGSFSTVDLDDTEALLAADRDGVLWAASMAGAQVRATAAAVDEGVLDGLREQSRSYPPRTIIWLSTRGTGATAGSLLAAARGDSARAPLVLAAETPAWIGSLDVLVVAGDDPGDPALVAAAAAGVRRGLQVVVVAPYEGPLRDATAGRVAVLEPRIAVPAEFGLPRYLAAGLAILDALEGEDAGAGIDLAALADELDAEALRNSAARELFTNPAKILADRIVGRDVALAGDCAATLALARHGSAVMLGVGRSTVAAAGLADAMNAVRARSAGGHDAADIFHDEQIDGPAGDRLRVLALTLAAERTVVAARISGMHDVDLVAAEDVPLAGGAVEEAAVGPGALPHSGRAEQQLAVLAVRLEMTAAYVRLLRG is encoded by the coding sequence GTGACCGCTTTTTCCGGCTCGTTCTCCACCGTCGACCTCGATGACACCGAGGCCCTGTTGGCCGCTGACCGCGACGGTGTGCTCTGGGCCGCGTCGATGGCCGGGGCGCAGGTGCGTGCTACCGCCGCCGCGGTCGACGAGGGCGTTCTGGACGGGCTGCGCGAGCAGAGCCGCAGTTATCCGCCCCGCACGATTATCTGGCTGTCCACCCGCGGCACCGGCGCAACGGCCGGCAGCCTGCTGGCCGCAGCGCGCGGCGACTCGGCCCGCGCACCGCTGGTCCTGGCCGCCGAGACCCCGGCCTGGATCGGGTCGTTGGATGTGCTGGTGGTCGCCGGCGATGACCCGGGGGATCCGGCGCTGGTCGCCGCTGCCGCGGCCGGGGTGCGACGCGGGCTACAGGTGGTGGTGGTCGCGCCCTACGAGGGCCCGTTGCGCGACGCCACCGCTGGGCGCGTCGCGGTGCTGGAGCCGCGGATCGCGGTGCCGGCGGAGTTCGGCCTCCCGCGCTACCTGGCCGCCGGGCTGGCGATCCTCGACGCCCTGGAGGGCGAGGACGCCGGTGCCGGGATCGACCTGGCCGCCCTGGCCGACGAACTCGACGCCGAGGCGCTGCGCAACAGTGCCGCGCGCGAGCTGTTCACCAACCCGGCCAAGATTCTGGCGGACCGCATCGTCGGCCGGGACGTTGCGCTGGCCGGTGACTGCGCGGCCACCCTGGCACTGGCCCGCCACGGCAGTGCCGTGATGCTGGGGGTCGGCCGGAGCACGGTGGCCGCAGCCGGGCTGGCCGATGCCATGAACGCGGTGCGGGCCCGGTCCGCCGGCGGCCACGATGCCGCCGACATCTTTCACGACGAGCAGATCGACGGTCCGGCCGGCGACCGGCTGCGGGTGCTGGCCCTGACACTGGCCGCCGAGCGTACGGTGGTGGCTGCCCGGATCAGCGGCATGCATGATGTGGATCTGGTGGCGGCCGAGGACGTACCGCTGGCGGGGGGCGCCGTGGAGGAGGCGGCGGTCGGTCCGGGGGCCCTGCCTCACAGCGGGCGGGCCGAACAACAGCTTGCGGTGTTGGCCGTGCGGTTGGAGATGACGGCCGCCTACGTGCGACTTTTGCGGGGTTGA
- the manB gene encoding mannose-1-phosphate guanylyltransferase: MTLSQVDAVVLVGGKGTRLRPLTLSAPKPMLPTAGVPFLTHLLSRIAAAGIEHVILSTSYKPEVFSEEFGDGATLGLQIDYVTEEEPLGTGGGIANVASKLRHDTAMVFNGDVLSGAELTDLHDYHREQEADATLHLVRVGDPRAFGCVPTSDGRVTAFLEKTEDPPTDQINAGCYVMSREVIDRIPQGRPVSVEREVFPALLSDGVKVCGYVDTSYWRDMGTPEDFVRGSADLVRGIASSPALGGRRGEALVHDGASVAPGAVLIGGTAVGRGAEIGPGARLDGAVIFDGVKVEAGSVIERSIIGFGARIGPRALIRDGVIGDGADIGARCELLRGARVWPGVSIPDCGIRYSSDV; the protein is encoded by the coding sequence GTGACACTGAGCCAAGTCGACGCGGTCGTCCTGGTCGGGGGTAAGGGCACCCGGCTTCGGCCGCTCACCCTCTCGGCACCCAAGCCGATGCTGCCCACCGCGGGCGTGCCGTTTCTGACTCATCTCCTGTCGCGAATCGCCGCCGCCGGGATCGAGCATGTGATCCTGAGCACGTCCTACAAGCCGGAGGTGTTCTCCGAGGAGTTCGGCGACGGCGCCACACTGGGCCTGCAGATCGACTACGTGACCGAGGAGGAGCCGCTGGGCACCGGCGGTGGAATCGCCAACGTCGCGTCCAAGCTTCGCCATGACACCGCAATGGTGTTCAACGGCGACGTGCTGTCGGGGGCGGAGCTGACCGATTTGCACGACTACCACCGCGAGCAGGAGGCCGACGCCACCCTGCATCTGGTGCGGGTCGGCGATCCGCGCGCCTTCGGCTGCGTACCCACCAGCGACGGGCGGGTCACGGCATTCCTGGAGAAGACCGAAGATCCGCCGACCGACCAGATCAACGCCGGTTGCTACGTGATGTCGCGGGAGGTCATCGACCGTATCCCGCAGGGGCGCCCCGTCTCGGTGGAGCGCGAGGTGTTTCCCGCGCTGCTGTCCGACGGCGTGAAGGTCTGCGGCTACGTCGACACCAGCTACTGGCGCGACATGGGCACACCCGAGGACTTTGTGCGCGGGTCGGCCGATTTGGTGCGCGGCATCGCGTCCTCACCGGCGCTGGGCGGCCGGCGCGGCGAGGCGCTGGTGCACGACGGCGCATCGGTGGCCCCGGGAGCGGTGCTGATCGGTGGTACCGCGGTGGGCCGGGGCGCCGAGATCGGCCCGGGTGCGCGGCTCGACGGCGCGGTGATCTTCGACGGCGTGAAGGTCGAGGCGGGCAGCGTGATCGAACGCTCGATCATCGGGTTCGGCGCCCGGATCGGGCCCAGGGCGCTGATCCGCGACGGGGTGATCGGTGACGGCGCCGACATCGGGGCGCGTTGCGAGCTGCTGCGCGGGGCGCGGGTGTGGCCCGGGGTGTCGATCCCGGACTGCGGAATCCGTTACTCCAGCGACGTCTGA
- a CDS encoding WhiB family transcriptional regulator produces MSYEHLWGVMGVASHASAEMALPTGLDAMPSRPHLSLVPEPEAYDEFDPFDPETATNEQWQDRALCSQTDPEAFFPEKGGSTREAKKICQRCAVRSECLEYALAHDERFGIWGGLSERERRRLKRGII; encoded by the coding sequence ATGTCCTATGAGCACCTTTGGGGCGTGATGGGGGTGGCGTCGCACGCCAGTGCCGAGATGGCTTTGCCGACCGGGCTCGACGCGATGCCCAGCCGGCCCCATCTGAGTCTGGTTCCCGAGCCTGAGGCCTACGACGAGTTCGACCCGTTCGACCCCGAAACGGCCACCAACGAGCAGTGGCAGGACCGTGCCCTGTGCTCGCAGACCGACCCCGAGGCGTTCTTCCCGGAGAAGGGCGGCTCGACTCGGGAGGCCAAGAAGATCTGCCAGCGGTGCGCGGTTCGCAGCGAGTGCCTGGAGTACGCCCTGGCGCACGATGAGCGGTTCGGCATCTGGGGTGGGCTGTCCGAGCGGGAGCGCCGGCGCCTCAAGCGCGGCATCATCTGA
- a CDS encoding glycosyltransferase family 2 protein — protein MSEALPVVTVTYSPGWHLDRFLASLSLATERPVRVVMADNGSTDGAPEEAAQRYPNAELLHTGANLGYGGAVNAAVALLDAEGGERSEFLIVANPDVQWGPGSIEALLEAAARWPQAATLGPLIREPDGSVYPSARHLPSLIRGGMHAVVGPLWPGNPWTRAYRQELLEPSERPVGWLSGACLLVRRAAFEAVGGFDERYFLYMEDVDLGDRLAKAGWLNVYVPSAEVLHQKGHATGKDPARNLAAHHRSTYTYLADRHTGWWRAPLRWSMRGALAVRSHLAVRNARRTMTKGLP, from the coding sequence GTGAGTGAGGCGCTACCGGTGGTGACGGTGACGTATTCGCCGGGCTGGCATCTTGACCGCTTCCTGGCGTCGTTGTCGTTGGCGACCGAGCGTCCGGTACGGGTTGTGATGGCCGACAACGGATCCACCGACGGCGCTCCCGAGGAAGCCGCGCAGCGGTACCCGAACGCGGAGTTGCTGCATACCGGGGCCAACCTGGGTTACGGGGGAGCGGTCAACGCCGCCGTGGCACTGCTGGACGCCGAGGGTGGCGAGCGCAGCGAATTTCTCATCGTGGCCAACCCGGACGTGCAGTGGGGGCCGGGCAGCATCGAGGCGCTGTTGGAGGCGGCAGCCCGGTGGCCGCAGGCGGCGACGCTGGGCCCGCTGATCCGCGAGCCGGACGGCTCGGTATACCCCTCGGCGCGGCACCTGCCCAGCCTGATCCGCGGCGGCATGCACGCCGTGGTCGGTCCGCTGTGGCCCGGCAACCCCTGGACCCGCGCCTACCGGCAGGAGCTCCTGGAACCCAGCGAGAGGCCGGTCGGCTGGCTGTCCGGGGCCTGCCTGCTGGTGCGCCGCGCCGCGTTCGAGGCGGTCGGCGGCTTCGACGAACGCTATTTCCTCTACATGGAGGACGTCGACCTGGGCGACCGGCTGGCCAAGGCCGGCTGGCTCAACGTCTACGTCCCGTCCGCCGAGGTGCTGCACCAGAAGGGCCACGCCACCGGCAAGGACCCCGCGCGCAATCTGGCCGCGCACCACCGCAGCACCTACACCTACCTGGCCGACCGGCACACTGGCTGGTGGCGGGCCCCGCTGCGCTGGAGCATGCGGGGCGCACTGGCGGTGCGCTCACACCTGGCGGTGCGCAATGCCCGCCGCACCATGACGAAGGGACTTCCGTGA